The following nucleotide sequence is from Streptomyces xiamenensis.
GGTCATCACCAGCTGGGCCCGGTCCCGGGCCGCCAGCTTGGTCAGCAGCCGGTTGATGTGGGTCTTCACCGTCAGCGGGCTCACCTCGAAGCGGGCCGCGATCTCGTCGTTGGACAGCCCGCCCGCCACCTCCACCAGCACCTCGCGCTCGCGGGCCGTCAGCACCTGGAGGTCGGCCGCCGCGCCACCACCCGCCGCGCCGTGGTCCCCGGTGGCCAGGAAGCGGGTGATCAGCGAGCGCGTCGCGGCCGGTGACAGCAGCGCCTCCCCGGCCGCCACCAGCCGGATCGCCGACAGCAGCTCGCCCGGCTCGGCACCCTTGCCCAGGAACCCGGAGGCGCCGGCCCGCAGCGACTCCACCACGTAGTCGTCCGACTCGAAGGTGGTCAGAATGACCACCCGCACCGCGCTCAGCGCCGGGTCGGCGCTGATCTCCCGGGTCGCGGCGAGCCCGTCGAGCCCGGGCATCCGGATGTCCATCAGCACCACATCGGCGCCCCGCTCACGCACCAGTGCCAGCGCCGCGGCGCCGTCCGACGCCTCACCGGTGACCGTCATGTCGGGCTCCGACTCCACCAGCACCCGGAACGCGCTGCGCAGCAGCGCCTGGTCATCGGCCAGGATCACCCGGATCATGCCCACACCCTCTCAGCCACACGGACGCACCCAGCCACGGTCGGCGGCCTCCGACCGCTCCACGGCGGGGCCGCCCGGCGAACGCAGCGGCAGCACCACCCGTACCCGGAACCCGCCGCCGGGCACCGGCCCGGTCTCGCAGCTGCCGCCGAGCGCGGCGGCCCGCTCGCGCATGCCCGTCAGTCCGTGGCCGCCACCGGCGGCCGGGGCGCGCGGCGGCGCGGCGGCACCGCCGTGCCCATCATCCAGCACCATCACCTCGAGCCGCGCGGAGTCCCCCCGCCCCGCGCGGGAGATCCGCACCCGTGCCTTGGCGTCGGGCCCGGCGTGTTTGTGCACATTGGTGAGCGCCTCCTGGACCACCCGGTAGGCGGCCAGGTCCACGGCGGCGGGCAGCGCGCGTTCCTCCTCGCCGTCCCCGCGCTCGACGGCCACCGCCATCCCGGCGCGGCTGAAGCCGTCGACGAGGTCACCGAGCACCGCCAGGCCCTTGGTGGGCTCGGTGGGGGCGACCGGATCGTCGCGGTGCCGCAGCAGCCCGACCGTGGTCTGGAGCTCGCTCAGCGCCTGCCGGCTGGCCAGCCGTACCTGGGCGAGCGCCTCCTTGGCCTGGTCGGGGCGGCTGTCCATGACATGGGAGGCGACCCCGGCCTGCACATTGACCAGGGCGATGTGGTGGGCGACGACGTCGTGGAGTTCTCGGGCGATCCGCAGCCGCTCCTCGGCGACCCGGCGGCGCGCCTCCTCCTCGCGGGTGGCCTCGGCTCGCTCGGCCCGCTCGCGTATCGCGTTGACGGCGGCCCGCCGGTGGCGCACGGCGTCGCCCGCCAGACCGGCCAGCGCGGTCCAGGCGATGATGCCGAAGTTCTCCGAGGTGTACCAGGGCTGAGCGCCCAGCAGCATGCCGGCCACCGTGATCAGGGCCAGCGTGCAGGTGCCCACCCGCAGTGTGGTGGGGCGGTCGGTGGAGGCGGCCAGGGTGAACAGGGCCACCGCCACCATGCCCATCATCGAGGTGTGGCGCTCGCCGGGCGAGTGCGAGAACGTGCCCATGATCAGCTCGACGAGCGTCAGCACGATGGTGGCGCACAGCACCGGGCCCGGATGGCGGCGGCGCAGCACCAGCGCGCCCGCGCCCAGCAGCGCGGTGACGACGGTGTGGAGGGGCAGCGGGCGCTGGCCGAAGCCGTCGCCGCCACCGGGGTGCTTGTTGATCGTGACCGACAGGACGAGCACGATCAGCAGCGTCACCGAGGCCACCAGCGCGTCCACGACCAGCGGGTGCAGCAGCCAGGGCCGCGGGCGGGCGGGGGTGCCGGGGTGAGCAGTCACTGTGCCAGAGTACGAGCAGGGGCCGTCCTGCGGCACCGGCCGCGTACGCAGCGGCGTGAGGGGGCCGGTGGGACGCCACCTCGGGGGCCGGTCCGGTGTGGGACCGGCCCGCGGGCGGGCCGGGTCAGTCCGGGATGAGGCCGTCGTCGGTGAGCATCGCGCGGACCTCGTCGATACTCGCGTCCGGCGGGGGAAGCAGCAGATCGGACGGTTCGAGCGCGTCGGCGTCCAGCGGTGTGCCCATGCCCCGGACGGCGTCCAGCAGCGCGGTCAGCGTCCGCCGGAATCCCTCCTCGTCATGGGCCTCGACCTCGGCCGTCAGCTCGTCGTCGAGTTCATTGAGCTTGGGGAAGTGGCTGTCATCCAGCTTCACCTGCCCCTCACCCATGATCCGTACGATCACACCGCTCTCCTTGCCCCTGTGGGTCTTCTTCAGCGCGGACAGGCTGTCACTGCTTGTCGAACCGGGGGGACTCCTGCTGGTCGCCCCGCGTGGCGGAGCCGTTGCCGCCCTCGATCGCGGCCCGGCCGCCGCTGCTGCCGCCGGACAGCTCGGCCTTCATCCGCTCCAGCTCCAGCTCCACGTCGGAGTTGGAGGAGATGCGGTCCAGCTCGGCCGTCAGGTCGTCCTTGGAGGTCCCGGTCGGGTCGTCCAGGGCGCCGGAGGCCAGCAGCTCGTCGATGGCGCCGGAGCGGGCCTGGAGCTGCGCGGTCTTGTCCTCGGCGCGCTGGATCGCGAGGCCGACGTCGCCCATCTCCTCGGAGATGCCGGAGAACGCCTCGCCGATCTGGGTCTGCGCCTGGGCCGCGGTGTAGGTGGCCTTGATGGTCTCCTTCTTGGTGCGGAAGGCGTCCACCTTGGCCTGCAGCCGCTGGGCGGCCAGGGTCAGCTTGTTCTCCTCGGCCTGGAGCGTCTCGTGCTGCGTCTGCAGGTCGGAGACCTGCTGCTGGAGCGCGGAGCGCCGGGTCAGGGCCTCGCGGGCGAGGTCCTCACGGCCCAGGGCCAGGGCCTTCTTGCCCTGCTCCTCCAGCTTGGAGGACTGGCCGTTCAGCTGGTTCAGCTGGAGCTCAAGGCGTTTGCGGGAGGTCGCCACGTCGGCGACTCCACGGCGTACCTTCTGGAGCAGCTCCAGCTGCTTCTGGTACGAGTAATCGAGCGTCTCGCGCGGGTCCTCGGCCCGGTCCAGGGCCTTGTTGGCTTTCGCGCGGAAGATCATCCCCATCCGCTTCATCAAACCACTCATCGGCCTGGGCGCCCCCTTCGTGACGGACTCGGACCTAAAGACCATTCTCCTGCTTGATCCCCTAGCCTACGGGGCGCTCTCCCATTAGCGCACTGTCCGGCCCGGAATCGGGTCATCCCGCAGGAGGATCGATACCGGACCGAGTCCGGCGCAGGGTGGAGGGGCGACCCTGGGTGATACCGGGGTTGCCGCAGGGGGCTCACGGTTCCCGTGGCTCACCCCGTACCCTGGAGATGTGTTCCGAAGCCGTGCGAAAGAAGAGCAGGCCCCCGCGACGGTGGCCGAGCCGCAGATCCGTGACGCCCAGGCGCCCAAGGGGCGGCCCACCCCCAAGCGCAGCGAGGCGGAGGCCCTGCGGCGTGCCGTCGTGAAGCCGCCGGCTTCCCGCAAGGAGGCCGCCAAGCGGCAGCGCGAGGCCCGCAAGGTGGCGCTGGCCAAGCAGCGCGAGGCGCTGCTGAGCGGTGACGAGCGGCATCTGCCGCTGCGTGACCGCGGCCCGGTGCGCCGCTTCGCGCGGGACTTCACCGACAGCAAGTGGCATGTGGCGGAGTACTTCCTGCCCATCGCCGTGCTGATCCTGGTCCTCAGCATGATCCCGTCGGCCGCGCCGATCGCGATGCTGCTGTGGCTCGGTGTCATCCTCATGATCGTGATGGACTCGGTGGTCTCCTCGCGCCAGCTGAAGAAGGCGCTCGCGGAGCACTACCCGAACGAGAGCCACCGCGGCGCGCGTGCGTACGCCCTGATGCGTACCCTCCAGCTGCGCCGGATGCGGCTGCCGAAGCCGCAGATCAAGCGGGGCGAGGCGCCCCGTACCGGCCGCTGAGCCGTTCGTTTCCCCCACACGCCCCCGGAATGGCGTAGCGCATATGCGCCGCCCCGGGGGCGTGCGCCGTCACAATCCGCTGTATGACGCCGATCCCCGGTCCCTCAGCGCTCCCCCTCCAACGCCCCCTCCGCGCGCTGGCCGCGCTCGGCGCCCTGTGCGCGCTGCTGGCCGGCTGCACCCGGTCGGACGGTACGGCGCCGGCCGCCGACACCGCGCCGCGGGCCGACGCGGGGGCGCTGGAGGACGCGTACCAGCAGGTGGTGTCGGACGTGCTGCCGTCGGTCGTGCAGATCACCACGCGGGACGGGCTGGGCTCGGGGATCATCTACGACGGCGACGGGCACATCGTCACCAACGCCCATGTGGTGGGTGAGGAGCAGGAGTTCGAGGTGCTGCTGGCGGATCAGCAGCAGCCGTTGCCGGCCACCCTGGTGGCCACCTACGCCCCGCAGGACCTGGCCGTCATCGTGCTGGACGACAGGCCGGACCGGCTGCGGCCCGCCACGTTCGGGGACAGCGGTCGGGTGGAGGTGGGGCAGATCGTGCTGGCGATGGGCAACCCGCTGGGGCTGTCCTCCAGCGTCACCCAGGGCATCGTCTCGGCGGTGGGCCGCTCGGTGAGCGAGGGCGAGGGCCAGGCGACGCTGGGCGACCTGGTGCAGACCTCGGCGGCCATCAACCCGGGCAACAGCGGAGGCGCGCTGGTCAATCTCAAGGGTGAGGTGGTCGGCATCCCCACGCTGGCGGCGCGCGATCCGCAGCTGGGCGGGGGCCAGGCGCCCGGGATCGGGTTCGCGATCCCCTCGCGCACGGTCACCGATCTGGCCGACCAGATGATCGAGGACGGGAAAGTGACCCGGTCGGGGCGGGCGGCGCTGGGGGTGACGGTGCGGACCATCCTGGGCGACGGGTTCCAGCCGATCGGGGCGGCGATCGTGGACCTGACGGAGAACGGCCCGGCGGCGGACGCGGGGCTGCGGGCCGGGGATGTCCTGGTGCGGCTCGGCGAGGAGCCGGTGACCGATGTGGTGACGCTGTCGGAGGCGCTCGCGGCGTACCAGCCGGGCGACGAGGTGGCGGTGGGGTATCTGCGCAACGGCGACCGGCACGACACGAAGGTGACGCTGGGCGAGGTGTGAGGGGCGGGCGGCGTACGGGGCCGGGGGACCCGTACGCCGGTCAGGTCAGCCGGCGTTCAGGACGCTCGCGACCCACCGCGCGTGGTGCGGGACGCTGACGTGCACGCCGTGGTGGACGCCGCACTCCTCGGAGGCGCCGCCGGGAGCGAGGTCGCGGGAGACGACGGCGGTCAGCTGCCGACGGCCGTCGGCGTACCGCAGGACGGGGGCGCCGGAATCGCCGTAGCACGTGCCGTCGGCCGGGTCGGGGCTGACACAGAGGTCCCCCTCCGTGAGTTCGTGGGGTCCGCCGGTGCGGCATGCGGCGTCCGGGATCACCTCGGTGTCGAGCTGGTGCAGTGCGGCCGGCGGAGCGGGGTGGGTGGTGCCGAGGAGGCCCCAGCCGAGGACGCGGACGCGGTCGCCCGGCTGGGCGGGGGTGCCGGCGAGCTCGACGGGCTCCAGGTCCACCGCCCGGTCCAGCCGGAGCAGGGCGAGGTCCGCGTGCCAGGACTCCCGCGGCGCGTGGCCGGGGTGGACGAGGACCTCGGAGACTCCGGCCACGGCGCCCCCGGCGGTGCGGTCCCGGGAGCCCACCCGCACCGAGAGCTGGGCGGGGTCCACGGTGGCGTCGCCGTCGGCCACGCAGTGCGCGGCCGTCAGGACCCACCGCTCGTGGATCAGGGATCCGCCGCAGCGGAAGGCGGGCCCGCCCTTGTCGCGCTGGCCGGAGACGGCGGTGACGAAGGGGTATTCCCCGGTCGCCCTCTCGCCTCCGACGATGGCCCGGGCCGCCGCCGGGAGGACGGCCAGGACGACCGCGGCGACGGCCACCGCCACCGCTCTCCCGCTGCGGGTCCGGCGTCGGCCGGCGGCCTGTGGTGGGTGCGTCATCGAGGTGTTCGCCCGCTCTCGTCGCTCACCCGCGCCCCCGTGCGGAGGGGCGGGAGACCGGCGGATCGCCCGTCCCTCCGTGGCGCGTGGGGCCATCGTGGCGTACGAGGCGGGGAAACTCGGGTACGACAAGCCGAACACACGATGATCCGGCCCCGACTGACGGGGTGCCGGTTCCCCCTCCGGGCCCGCCCCGGGGTCAGCTGTCGTCCGCCGCCTCGTGCAGGCTCATCGGCCCGTACACCTTGCTGCCGTCCTCCAGCAGCGTCACCTGGTCCACGCCCTCCGCCAGCAGGTCCTTCCAGATCTCGCCGATCCAGCTCTCCGCATCCCCCTGCGTACCGAAGTCGCCCGGGTCGGATCCGACCGGGGCCACCGAACCGTCCGCCTTCTCGAACCGCCACACCCACGCCATGGACGCCTCCGCTTCTGCCGCTTCCACTGCTGCTGCTACAAGTGCGATCTCGGTATGTACTGCCCGCACGCCGCTCCGGCTACCGCTGATCGCAGACTAGATCACCCCCCACCCACGCGCGGCTGCGACAGCGGACGCGATCGGATGGCGAGAGGATCAGCACGTGGACGTCACTCTGCTCGGCACCGGCGCGCCCGCCGGTCTCCCCCGCCCCGGCTGCCCGTGCGCCTCCTGCGCCCGGGCGCTGGGCCCCGACGCGCGCAACGCGACCGCGCTGCTGATCGACGGGGTCCTGCTGCTCGACCTCACCCCGGGACCGGCCCTGGCCGCCGCCCGCGCCGGGCGGACGCTGCACGGCGTACGGCAGGTGCTGCTCACCCACCCGCACACCTCCCCCGGCGTGGAGGTGCCGGCCGACCTGCCCGCCCCGGTGCGCGTCCCGGACGGCAAGGAACTGGCCCTGATCACCGGGCACCGGGTCCGCGCGCTGGCGCTCGACGTTCCCGGCACCGGCTACGCGGTGACCGGCCCCGACGGCAGCCGGCTGCTGTACCTGCCGCCCGGCGCCGCCCCCGCCGGGCTGCCGGCCGACGGACCCGCCTACGACATGTGCCTGCTGGACGTCATCGGCCGCCCCGGGGCGCTGGCCCGGCTGCGGGCGGCGGGCGCGGTGACCTGGACCACCGATGTACTGGCCGTGCACCTGGACCACGACGTACCGCCCGGCGCCGAACTGCGCCGCCGGCTGGCCGCGGCCGGCGCCCGGCTGGAACCGGACGGCACCACCCTGGCCGTCGGGGACTTCCGCGACGTGCCCGAGCCACCGCGGCGGACCCTGGTCCTGGGCGGCGCGCGGTCGGGCAAGTCCGCCGAGGCGGAACGGCGGCTGGCCGCGTACCCCGACGTCGTCTACGTGGCCACCGGCGGACAGCGGCCCGCCGACCCCGAGTGGCAGCACCGCATCGCCGTCCACCGCGAGCGGCGCCCCGGCGGCTGGAGCACCAGGGAGACCTGCGACCTGGTCCCGCTGCTTCAGGCCCCCGACGGGCCGCCGCTGCTGATCGACTGTCTGGCGCTGTGGCTCACCGACGTCATGGACCGGGCCCGCGCCTGGGAGGCGGCGGACGCCGGGGAGTTGCCCGAGGTCGCCGGGCGCACCGCGGAACTGGCCGAGGCGCTGCGGACCACGGGGCGCACAGTGGTGCTGGTGAGCAACGAGGTGGGTTCCGGCATAGTCCCGGCGACCCCGGCCGGCCGCCGCTTCCGCGACGAACTGGGCCGCCTCAACGCGGCGATCGCCGCCGAGTGCGAGCAGGTCCTGCTGGCGGTGGCGGGCACCGTGACCACGCTCCGGCCCTGACCGCCCGGGCGCCGCGCGGGGCCGGCCGGGACCGGGTGGCCGGGGCCGCACCACGGGCCGCTGGGCTGCGGTGACGGACAGGTAGCCTCTACCCCATGAGCGACGGTGGTCTGACCCTTGATGCCTTCGGCGACCTCATCGAGCGGCCAAGTGCCAAGCTGCGGCGGGAGGCCGAGGACCGGCGCACCCGGATCGGGCTGCCGGCCCGGGCACTCGGCCGGCTGGACGACCTGGGCGGCTGGCTGGCCGCCGCCCAGGGACAGGTGCCGGTGCGGGCGATCGAATCGCCCAAGGCGGTGCTGTTCGCCGGCGACCACGGCATCGCCGAACTCGGTGTCTCGGCACGTCCGGCCGGCAGCGCCTCGACTCTGGTGCGGGCCGCCCTGGACGGTACGAGCCCGGCGGCGATCCTCGCCCGGCGGGCCGGGGTGCCGCTGCGGATCGTGGACACCTCGCTGGACTGCCCGGTGGAGGAACTCCCCGAGGAGGTCACCCGCTATCGGGTACGGCGCGGCTCGGGCCGGCTCGACATCGAGAACTCGCTGACCCCCGAGGAGGCCGAAGCGGCCTTCCGCGCCGGGATGGCGGTCGCCGACGAGGAAGCCGACTCCGGCACCGACCTGCTGCTCCTGGGGGACATCTCGGTGGGCGGCACCACCCCCGCCGGGGTGCTGATCGCCGCCATGTGCGGCACCGACGCCTCGGTGGTCACCGGGCGCGGCGGGATCCGCATCGATGACCTGGCGTGGATGCGCAAGTGCGCGGCCATCCGGGACGGGCTGCGCCGGGGCCGGCCGATCCTGGGCGACCAGCTGGCGCTGCTCGCGGCGGTGGCCGGGGCCGACCTGACGGCGATGACGGGCTTCCTGCTCCAGTGCGCGGTACGGCGTACCCCGGTGATCCTGGACGGCGTCGTCTCCACGGCGTGCGCGCTGGTGGCGCAGCGGATCGCGTTCCGCTCCCCCGACTGGTGGCTGGCGGGTCAGGCGAGCGGGGAGCCCGGGCAGGCCAAGGCCCTGGACCGGATGGCGATGGACCCGCTGCTGGATCACGGCGTGACCGTGGGCGAGGGCACCGGGGCGCTTCTGGCCCTCCCCCTGGTCCGTGCGGCGGCCGACCTGGCGGCCGAGCTCCCGGTCCTGCCGGAGCCGGCCCCCGAGGCCGAGCCCGCGCGGGACGACGCGGCGCAGACGGCGATCACCGAGGCGACGTAAGTCTCCCCGGGCGGGCGGGCCCTGACGGTGCGGGGGATGGTCGTGCGCCGTGCCCGCGCCACCCGGTGCCGGGCGGCGCGGGGCCCGCGTCCCGGGCCACCGGCGCTACGCGCCTCCCGCGTCCCCGCCACCGCCGTCCCGCTTCTGGCGCTGTTCGTCGGTCGGGGTGCCGCCCAGCCAGTCCTCCACTTTCTTGCTGGGGCCCGACCAGCGGGCGTCGTGACGTTCGGCCCTGCGGGCGGCGCGGGCCGCCGTCTTAGGGCGGCGACGGTACAGGCGGTGGGCCCAGGGCGAGTCGGGGCGGGCCAGGCGGACCGCCCCGAACAGGGCGACCGGCGGGACCAGCACCCCCACAGCGCCAGCCAGCGTTTGCCCTTGAGCAGGGTGATCAGCACCAGCGCGAAGTTCACCAGCACCGTCGCGATGGCGTTGCCGCGCGTGACCTTCTCCTCCGCCGAGACGTTCCTGACGTCCAGCGGGACGAACCCCGCCAGCAGCATCGCCACCAGGGCCGCCGTGACCACCACGAGTTCCACGCTCTGCCGGCCCTGCTCGCTCCAGTACACGTCGTGCAGATGCAGGATGAGCGCGAACTCGTCGAGCACCAGGCCCGCGCCGATCCCGAACAGCACCGCCACCACGTACGCCGTGATGCCCACCGCACCGGCCGCGATGCCGCCGAAGCCGCCGATGAGCATGAGGATCACGCCCGGCACCACGTGGTGGACGTGAGTGCCGCCCGCGCCCGTCACATCGTGGAAAGGGCCGCGGCCGGCCCGGATCAGCCGGGTGATGGTGCGGGTGATGACGAAGGTGAGGATGAACGCGGCCAGCGCCAGCAGCAGCGGCAGCTTCCCCGGTTCGACGATGTTGCGGTACAGCCAGTGCCCCATGGCTCCTGAGCGTCCGGGGCTACGCTGCCGCCTCATGGATGCCACGCCGCCCGCACCCCCTTTCGACGCAGTGCGGCACGGTCTGCGGTTCGCCTTCGGCACGCTCACCGTGCTGCCGCCGGGCCGCACGCCGCCCCGCTGGGACCGGGACACCGCACGGGTGGGGATGCTGTGTGCCCCGGTGGCGGGTTTTGTCATCGGGCTGTGTGCCGCCGGCGCCGGCTGGGGGCTGTCGCGGCTGGGGTTCGGGGTGTGGCTGGTGGCCGTCGGCACCGTCGCGGTGCCGGCCGTGCTCAGCCGCGGGCTGCATCTGGACGGGCTCGCCGATGTCGCCGACGGGCTGGGCAGCGGGCGGCCCGCCGAGGGGGCGCTGGCCGTCATGAAGCGCTCCGACATCGGCCCGTTCGGCGTGGTCACGCTGCTGTTCGTGCTGCTCGCGCAGGTCGCCGCGTTCGCCCAGCTGTACGGGGCGGGGGAACGGTACGGGCTCGTCGCCGCCGTGCTGTGCGGCCTGGTCTCGCGCACCGCCCTCACGCTCGGCTGCCGGGCGGGGGTGCCCGCCGCCCGCGCGGACGGCCTGGGCGCGGTCGTCGCCGGCGTGGTGCCGCGCGGCGGCGCGTACGCCGTCGCCGGCTCCGTCGTGGCGCTCAGTACGCTCGTCGTCTGGCCCCTCGGCGGCTGCGCCGCTCTTCTCGGGCTGTGCGCCGCCGAGGGGTTGCTCGCCCGCTGCCGCCGGCGGCTGGGCGGCGTGACCGGTGATGTGCTGGGCGCGCTGTCCGAGACCGCCGGTACGGCCGCCCTGCTCGTGGCGACCCTGGGAGCAGGCTGACGGCGGCCCGGCGTACCCTGTGGGCCGTCGGCCCCGACCTACGACGAAACGGAATAACTGCACCGTGACAGCACTGACCCTCAGCAAGACCTCCGCGACAGCGGTGAGCGCGGATGCCCTGGTCATCGGCATCGTCAAGGGCGAGGACGGCCCCGCGCCGGCCGCCGGCGTCCCGGCCCCGGCCGGGCTGCTGACCGAGGCGGCCGGCGTGCTGGCCACCCTCGGTGCCAAGGGTGGCAAGGACGAGATCACCCGGCTGCCCGCCCCGGCCGGCACCACCGCGCCGCTGGTGATCGCGGTGGGGCTCGGCTCCGCGCCGCAGGACGGCGAGGACTTCGACCCGGAGACGCTGCGCAGCGCGGCGGGCTCCGCCGCCCGCGCGCTGTCCGGCACGGAGCACGCCGCGTTCGCGCTGCCGGTCTCCGACGCGGAGCGGGTCGCGGCGGTCGCCGAGGGTGCGCTGCTGGGCGCCTACGCGTTCACCGCCTTCCGCAAGACCGGCGAGGACGACCGCGGTCCGCTGGCGCGCGTCACGGTGCTGACCGCCGACGCCGAGGGTGCGGACGACGCCGCCCGGCAGGACGCGATCGCGCGGGCCGAGGTGCTGGCCACCGAGGTGGCGCGCACCCGCGACCTGGTGAACACCCCGCCGAACGCCCTCACCCCCGCCGGCTTCGCCGCGCACGCCACCGAGGCCGCCGCCGAACACGGCCTGTCCGTCGAGGTGCTGGACGAGGCGGCGCTGCGCGAGGGCGGCTTCGGCGGCATCCTCGGTGTCGGCATCGGTTCGCAGTCCCCGCCGCGCCTGGTGCGGGTGGCGCACACCCACCCCGAGGCGGACCGGACGATCGCGCTGGTCGGCAAGGGCATCACCTACGACTCGGGCGGCATCTCCCTCAAGCCGGCGGGTCACAACGAGACGATGAAGTGCGACATGGCCGGCGCCGCCGCCGTCCTGTCCACGGTCGTGGCCGCCGCCCGGCTCGGCCTGAAGGTCAACATCACCGGCTGGCTGGCGCTGGCCGAGAACATGCCCTCGGGTTCGGCGACCCGCCCCGGTGACGTGCTGCGCATGTACGGCGGCAAGACCGTCGAGGTGCTGAACACCGACGCCGAGGGCCGGCTGGTGATGGCCGACGCGCTCGTGCGGGCCGGCGAGGAGTCCCCGGACGCGATCGTCGACGTGGCGACCCTGACCGGCGCGATGATGCTGGCGCTGGGCAAGCGCACCTTCGCCGTGATGGGCAACGACGACACCTTCCGGGGTCTGCT
It contains:
- a CDS encoding DUF3043 domain-containing protein produces the protein MFRSRAKEEQAPATVAEPQIRDAQAPKGRPTPKRSEAEALRRAVVKPPASRKEAAKRQREARKVALAKQREALLSGDERHLPLRDRGPVRRFARDFTDSKWHVAEYFLPIAVLILVLSMIPSAAPIAMLLWLGVILMIVMDSVVSSRQLKKALAEHYPNESHRGARAYALMRTLQLRRMRLPKPQIKRGEAPRTGR
- a CDS encoding response regulator, with translation MIRVILADDQALLRSAFRVLVESEPDMTVTGEASDGAAALALVRERGADVVLMDIRMPGLDGLAATREISADPALSAVRVVILTTFESDDYVVESLRAGASGFLGKGAEPGELLSAIRLVAAGEALLSPAATRSLITRFLATGDHGAAGGGAAADLQVLTAREREVLVEVAGGLSNDEIAARFEVSPLTVKTHINRLLTKLAARDRAQLVMTAYETGLVRPRFPG
- a CDS encoding S1 family peptidase; this encodes MAVAAVVLAVLPAAARAIVGGERATGEYPFVTAVSGQRDKGGPAFRCGGSLIHERWVLTAAHCVADGDATVDPAQLSVRVGSRDRTAGGAVAGVSEVLVHPGHAPRESWHADLALLRLDRAVDLEPVELAGTPAQPGDRVRVLGWGLLGTTHPAPPAALHQLDTEVIPDAACRTGGPHELTEGDLCVSPDPADGTCYGDSGAPVLRYADGRRQLTAVVSRDLAPGGASEECGVHHGVHVSVPHHARWVASVLNAG
- a CDS encoding adenosylcobinamide-GDP ribazoletransferase, with amino-acid sequence MDATPPAPPFDAVRHGLRFAFGTLTVLPPGRTPPRWDRDTARVGMLCAPVAGFVIGLCAAGAGWGLSRLGFGVWLVAVGTVAVPAVLSRGLHLDGLADVADGLGSGRPAEGALAVMKRSDIGPFGVVTLLFVLLAQVAAFAQLYGAGERYGLVAAVLCGLVSRTALTLGCRAGVPAARADGLGAVVAGVVPRGGAYAVAGSVVALSTLVVWPLGGCAALLGLCAAEGLLARCRRRLGGVTGDVLGALSETAGTAALLVATLGAG
- a CDS encoding sensor histidine kinase, with the translated sequence MTAHPGTPARPRPWLLHPLVVDALVASVTLLIVLVLSVTINKHPGGGDGFGQRPLPLHTVVTALLGAGALVLRRRHPGPVLCATIVLTLVELIMGTFSHSPGERHTSMMGMVAVALFTLAASTDRPTTLRVGTCTLALITVAGMLLGAQPWYTSENFGIIAWTALAGLAGDAVRHRRAAVNAIRERAERAEATREEEARRRVAEERLRIARELHDVVAHHIALVNVQAGVASHVMDSRPDQAKEALAQVRLASRQALSELQTTVGLLRHRDDPVAPTEPTKGLAVLGDLVDGFSRAGMAVAVERGDGEEERALPAAVDLAAYRVVQEALTNVHKHAGPDAKARVRISRAGRGDSARLEVMVLDDGHGGAAAPPRAPAAGGGHGLTGMRERAAALGGSCETGPVPGGGFRVRVVLPLRSPGGPAVERSEAADRGWVRPCG
- a CDS encoding PspA/IM30 family protein, whose product is MKRMGMIFRAKANKALDRAEDPRETLDYSYQKQLELLQKVRRGVADVATSRKRLELQLNQLNGQSSKLEEQGKKALALGREDLAREALTRRSALQQQVSDLQTQHETLQAEENKLTLAAQRLQAKVDAFRTKKETIKATYTAAQAQTQIGEAFSGISEEMGDVGLAIQRAEDKTAQLQARSGAIDELLASGALDDPTGTSKDDLTAELDRISSNSDVELELERMKAELSGGSSGGRAAIEGGNGSATRGDQQESPRFDKQ
- a CDS encoding bifunctional adenosylcobinamide kinase/adenosylcobinamide-phosphate guanylyltransferase, with the protein product MDVTLLGTGAPAGLPRPGCPCASCARALGPDARNATALLIDGVLLLDLTPGPALAAARAGRTLHGVRQVLLTHPHTSPGVEVPADLPAPVRVPDGKELALITGHRVRALALDVPGTGYAVTGPDGSRLLYLPPGAAPAGLPADGPAYDMCLLDVIGRPGALARLRAAGAVTWTTDVLAVHLDHDVPPGAELRRRLAAAGARLEPDGTTLAVGDFRDVPEPPRRTLVLGGARSGKSAEAERRLAAYPDVVYVATGGQRPADPEWQHRIAVHRERRPGGWSTRETCDLVPLLQAPDGPPLLIDCLALWLTDVMDRARAWEAADAGELPEVAGRTAELAEALRTTGRTVVLVSNEVGSGIVPATPAGRRFRDELGRLNAAIAAECEQVLLAVAGTVTTLRP
- the pspAA gene encoding PspA-associated protein PspAA; this encodes MIVRIMGEGQVKLDDSHFPKLNELDDELTAEVEAHDEEGFRRTLTALLDAVRGMGTPLDADALEPSDLLLPPPDASIDEVRAMLTDDGLIPD
- a CDS encoding nicotinate-nucleotide--dimethylbenzimidazole phosphoribosyltransferase; protein product: MSDGGLTLDAFGDLIERPSAKLRREAEDRRTRIGLPARALGRLDDLGGWLAAAQGQVPVRAIESPKAVLFAGDHGIAELGVSARPAGSASTLVRAALDGTSPAAILARRAGVPLRIVDTSLDCPVEELPEEVTRYRVRRGSGRLDIENSLTPEEAEAAFRAGMAVADEEADSGTDLLLLGDISVGGTTPAGVLIAAMCGTDASVVTGRGGIRIDDLAWMRKCAAIRDGLRRGRPILGDQLALLAAVAGADLTAMTGFLLQCAVRRTPVILDGVVSTACALVAQRIAFRSPDWWLAGQASGEPGQAKALDRMAMDPLLDHGVTVGEGTGALLALPLVRAAADLAAELPVLPEPAPEAEPARDDAAQTAITEAT
- a CDS encoding S1C family serine protease yields the protein MTPIPGPSALPLQRPLRALAALGALCALLAGCTRSDGTAPAADTAPRADAGALEDAYQQVVSDVLPSVVQITTRDGLGSGIIYDGDGHIVTNAHVVGEEQEFEVLLADQQQPLPATLVATYAPQDLAVIVLDDRPDRLRPATFGDSGRVEVGQIVLAMGNPLGLSSSVTQGIVSAVGRSVSEGEGQATLGDLVQTSAAINPGNSGGALVNLKGEVVGIPTLAARDPQLGGGQAPGIGFAIPSRTVTDLADQMIEDGKVTRSGRAALGVTVRTILGDGFQPIGAAIVDLTENGPAADAGLRAGDVLVRLGEEPVTDVVTLSEALAAYQPGDEVAVGYLRNGDRHDTKVTLGEV